From Thermogemmatispora onikobensis, a single genomic window includes:
- a CDS encoding GntR family transcriptional regulator yields the protein MNIRTPILGRRVLREDIKEFLIDAIVKGQYRPGERIVESRVAQELGVSQGPVREALRDLELLGFVVSSPYRGTQVRKVSRRDLLELYPIRAALEGVAARAAAIRIDEATLRQLEELLAEMRDAAVRNELHAQTAANIAFHRLIVQAAGNRLLLQYWDSMQLYTTTFVTVAMAQRTPQELAERHQVIIEALRDRDPQRAEQVMRRHIEEAGEWLQAVPPSEEDQGQE from the coding sequence ATGAATATACGTACACCTATTCTTGGCCGGCGCGTTTTGCGCGAGGATATCAAAGAATTCCTTATCGATGCCATCGTCAAAGGCCAGTATCGGCCTGGGGAGCGCATTGTGGAGAGCCGTGTGGCCCAGGAGCTGGGTGTGAGCCAGGGGCCAGTACGCGAGGCGCTGCGCGACCTGGAGCTGCTCGGCTTCGTGGTCAGCTCGCCCTATCGCGGCACACAGGTGCGCAAGGTCTCTCGGCGCGACCTGCTCGAACTCTATCCCATTCGCGCCGCCCTGGAGGGAGTGGCGGCGCGCGCGGCTGCGATCCGCATCGACGAGGCCACACTGCGCCAGCTAGAGGAACTGCTCGCTGAGATGCGCGATGCGGCTGTGCGCAACGAACTACACGCCCAGACGGCGGCCAATATTGCTTTCCACCGTTTGATTGTGCAGGCGGCGGGCAATCGCCTGCTGTTGCAGTACTGGGACAGCATGCAGCTCTACACGACGACCTTCGTAACGGTGGCGATGGCGCAGCGCACGCCCCAGGAGCTGGCCGAGCGCCATCAGGTCATCATCGAGGCCCTGCGGGACCGTGATCCGCAGCGAGCTGAGCAGGTGATGCGGCGCCATATCGAGGAAGCTGGCGAATGGCTGCAGGCGGTGCCGCCCTCTGAAGAGGACCAAGGGCAGGAGTGA